In Scleropages formosus chromosome 20, fSclFor1.1, whole genome shotgun sequence, a single window of DNA contains:
- the LOC108940129 gene encoding arf-GAP with dual PH domain-containing protein 2-like, producing the protein MANWDRNKNLLLELVKLPGNDRCADCGAPDADWASYKLGIFVCLNCSGTHRNLPAISRIKSIRLDFWDDDLVEFMKSSGNAAAKTLYESSIPVFYYRPEHQDCAVLKEQWIRAKYERKEFTAERKHLQQPYSSGYYEGMLWKKGKDKKQFLKRRFLLSQKDFTLKYFTKEDSSTNPKAVIAVKDLNVTFEPEKIGHMHGLQITFVQEDHTRNLFVYHDSGQEIVSWFNAIRAARFAYLKMTFPEAVESELLPLITRHHLKEGYMEKTGPKQREPFKKRWFILNSNDRKLLYFKSPLDAVELGAVFLGPESLGYSVKESQPKSMRGNKWKYGVTVETPDRQFVFMCEQERDQKEWIEAFQQVISQPMIPKDYATEASLKRR; encoded by the exons ATGGCTAACTGGGACCGCAATAAGAACCTCCTGCTGGAGCTGGTGAAGCTGCCGGGCAACGATCGATGCGCCGACTGCGGGGCCCCGG ATGCAGACTGGGCATCCTACAAGCTAGGCATCTTTGTATGCCTGAACTGCTCCGGTACTCATCGCAATCTCCCTGCAATAAGTCGCATCAAGTCCATACGTTTGGACTTCTGGGATGATGACCTGGTGGAG TTCATGAAATCCAGTGGCAACGCTGCAGCCAAGACCTTGTACGAGTCCTCTATCCCAGTTTTCTACTACAGACCAGAACATCAAGACTGTGC TGTTCTGAAGGAACAGTGGATTCGCGCAAAGTATGAGAGGAAGGAATTCACTGCAGAGAGAAAGCATCTTCAGCAGCCCTATAGTTCTG GATATTACGAGGGGATGTTGTGGAAGAAAGGCAAGGATAAAAAACAATTCCTGAAGAGGAGATTCCTTCTCTCCCAGAAAGATTTCACCCTAAAATACTTCACCAAAGAAGAT TCCTCAACAAACCCCAAAGCAGTTATTGCTGTAAAGGACCTGAATGTTACCTTCGAGCCAGAAAAGATTGGCCACATGCATGGGCTACAGATTACCTTCGTGCAGGAGGATCACACCAGGAACCTGTTTGTATATCATGACAGCGGCCAG GAGATTGTTTCCTGGTTTAATGCAATTCGGGCTGCTCGCTTTGCTTACCTAAAAATGACCTTTCCTGAAGCTGTTGAATCTGAG ctCCTCCCCTTGATAACAAGACATCACTTGAAAGAAGGTTACATGGAGAAAACTGGCCCAAAA CAACGTGAACCATTTAAGAAGAGGTGGTTCATCCTGAACTCAAATGACAGGAAACTGCTTTACTTCAAGTCCCCACTG GATGCAGTAGAACTTGGAGCAGTGTTCCTTGGTCCTGAGAGCCTGGGCTACTCAGTAAAAGAGAGCCAACCCAAGAGCATGCGGGGCAACAAGTGGAAGTATGGTGTGACAGTGGAGACGCCAGACCGGCAGTTTGTCTTCATGTGCGAACAGGAACGTGACCAGAAGGAGTGGATTGAGGCCTTCCAGCAGGTCATCTCCCAGCCCATGATACCTAAGGACTATGCCA CTGAAGCTAGTTTGAAGAGAAGATGA
- the tefm gene encoding transcription elongation factor, mitochondrial isoform X2: MRVLKQLLFVMARKGVAGSSSSSAVRHLHCARCRRAGGFSVADCEQPERRPSSEVTCKAAGAGEEQEGESESLDERYTAEQRSAILRVLNSATERELCAVKRLRGQKSQKIVEYRSRNGPFRDLESVVNVPGLKHKTAAVAFHSILSPSESKKNLDSLKEDKKKGRNRLVKAIRPEVDLNILKEARVIVSIAYSTSRIAWAHVDRARAVRDWQQEDCHSFMRGAYTASAYLRDVSAVVSRMPTADFFVVEKPGISLQNTSLYPAMAHLRTVEAMLFALLESPHGPPGSKPKVLNMMRTAVGRHFGLMVGESRTSGVRAVQDMMTDSVIQKAPRVTFPPELLARYRNAFQMSSRNRGEELCDALLQAVAFYELLKE; the protein is encoded by the exons ATGCGGGTCCTTAAGCAGCTCCTGTTTGTCATGGCTCGAAAAG GGGTCGcgggctcctcctcctcctcagcggTGCGGCATCTGCATTGTGCGCGCTGCCGCCGGGCCGGTGGGTTCTCCGTGGCGGATTGCGAGCAGCCGGAACGTCGCCCTTCCTCCGAGGTCACGTGTAAAGCAGCGGGAGCGGGAGAAGAGCAAGAGGGAGAGTCCGAGTCGCTGGACGAGCGGTACACGGCCGAGCAGCGGTCCGCCATCCTGCGGGTTCTCAACTCGGCGACGGAGCGCGAGCTGTGCGCTGTGAAGCGGCTCAGGGGCCAGAAGTCGCAGAAGATCGTGGAATACAGGAGCAGGAACGGGCCCTTCCGCGACCTCGAGAGCGTCGTGAACGTGCCGGGGCTGAAGCACAAGACGGCCGCGGTCGCGTTCCACTCCATCCTGTCTCCTTCCGAGAGCAAGAAGAACTTGGACTCCTTGAAGGAGGACAAGAAGAAAGGCAGAAACCGGCTGGTGAAAGCCATCAGACCGGAGGTTGATCTCAACATTTTGAAG GAGGCCCGCGTGATCGTGTCCATCGCGTACAGCACGAGCCGCATCGCGTGGGCGCACGTGGACCGCGCGCGCGCCGTGCGGGACTGGCAGCAGGAGGACTGCCACAGCTTCATGCGAGGCGCGTACACGGCCTCCGCGTACCTGCGCGAC GTTTCCGCTGTAGTCTCACGAATGCCAACAGCGGATTTCTTTGTGGTGGAGAAGCCAGGAATTTCCTTACAGAACACATCACTGTACCCTGCCATGGCACACCTACGTACGGTGGAGGCCATGCTGTTCGCCCTCCTGGAGTCTCCCCATGGCCCACCCGGCAGCAAGCCTAAAGTGCTCAACATGATGCGCACGGCGGTGGGACGCCACTTTGGGTTGATGGTGGGTGAGTCACGGACCAGTGGGGTTCGCGCGGTGCAGGACATGATGACGGATTCTGTGATCCAGAAGGCTCCTCGTGTCACCTTCCCTCCTGAACTACTGGCACGGTACAGGAATGCCTTCCAGATGAGTTCACGTAACCGTGGGGAGGAGCTCTGTGATGCCTTACTGCAGGCAGTGGCCTTCTATGAACTGCTTAAGGAATAG
- the rnf135 gene encoding E3 ubiquitin-protein ligase RNF135 isoform X2 — protein MAALRRDAALEALAQHLKCSICYEIFLDPVTSSCGKHNYCKGCLSTFCEGNGSRRNCPQCMEGRRQDYTPQKNVTLCEIVEVLGRDTWEELLAQSEQNRDNHHVRLIRDSDGLDSQTRKFLTGQVTEDAGLYKEEANTSQCDTTALSAVRELSKGVAASEPHEECGSSSENSELAFNGAQSVTEMLEAGAQQAESSDSQTETFARLNFSPELRHSSLAISQDGRRVEVQKPRGLSRSRQERFETSQVMADPEFACGAHYWDVDVTRADGWAIGVAYSSLGSGDLLGRTCTSWCLEWSNKRLCYWHDSERKLLGGDRPGKVRVVLDMSQGSLLFYSLREKKTLLHSALVNFTAPVRSAFWLYGLGNRNSLSFTGP, from the exons ATGGCAGCGCTGCGCAGAGATGCCGCTCTCGAAGCCTTAGCGCAACATCTCAAGTGCTCCATCTGCTACGAGATCTTTCTGGATCCCGTCACGTCGTCGTGCGGCAAACACAACTACTGCAAAGGGTGTCTGAGCACTTTCTGCGAGGGGAACGGCAGCAGGAGGAACTGCCCGCAGTGCATGGAGGGCCGCCGGCAGGACTACACGCCTCAGAAAAATGTCACACTGTGTGAAATAGTGGAGGTTCTCGGCAGAGACACGTGGGAGGAGCTTCTGGCCCAGAGCGAGCAGAACCGCGACAATCATCACGTGCGTCTCATCCGAGACTCGGACGGG CTGGACAGCCAGACACGGAAATTCCTCACGGGACAAGTGACGGAGGATGCCGGACTGTACAAGGAAGAGGCAAATACATCACAATGCGACACCACAGCATTATCAGCGGTCAGAGAGCTGTCAAAAG GTGTTGCTGCATCAGAACCTCACGAGGAGTGTGGAAGTAGCTctg AAAACTCGGAACTGGCGTTCAACGGAGCGCAGAGTGTGACTGAAATGCTGGAGGCTGGTGCACAACAGGCGGAATCGTCAGACAGCCAGACTGAAA CTTTTGCCAGGCTGAACTTCAGCCCTGAGCTCAGGCACAGTAGCCTGGCTATCTCGCAGGACGGCCGCAGGGTGGAGGTGCAGAAACCGAGGGGGTTGTCCCGATCCCGGCAGGAACGCTTCGAAACGAGCCAGGTGATGGCAGACCCCGAGTTTGCATGCGGTGCGCACTACTGGGATGTGGACGTGACTCGCGCCGATGGCTGGGCCATCGGCGTGGCCTACAGCAGCCTGGGTTCCGGAGATCTCCTGGGTCGGACTTGCACCTCCTGGTGCCTGGAGTGGAGCAACAAGAGACTGTGCTACTGGCACGATAGCGAGCGGAAACTCCTAGGAGGTGACCGTCCCGGTAAAGTGCGAGTTGTGCTTGATATGAGTCAGGGCTCACTGTTGTTTTACAGCCTGCGTGAAAAAAAGACTTTGCTGCACAGTGCGCTGGTCAACTTCACTGCACCCGTGAGGTCTGCATTCTGGCTCTATGGACTAGGGAACAGAAACTCTCTGTCCTTCACTGGACCATAG
- the tefm gene encoding transcription elongation factor, mitochondrial isoform X1 yields MALTRSVLLSLGRESTRDAERLCPGTNVAPTLWHVGPSRRTSRRGAWVAGSSSSSAVRHLHCARCRRAGGFSVADCEQPERRPSSEVTCKAAGAGEEQEGESESLDERYTAEQRSAILRVLNSATERELCAVKRLRGQKSQKIVEYRSRNGPFRDLESVVNVPGLKHKTAAVAFHSILSPSESKKNLDSLKEDKKKGRNRLVKAIRPEVDLNILKEARVIVSIAYSTSRIAWAHVDRARAVRDWQQEDCHSFMRGAYTASAYLRDVSAVVSRMPTADFFVVEKPGISLQNTSLYPAMAHLRTVEAMLFALLESPHGPPGSKPKVLNMMRTAVGRHFGLMVGESRTSGVRAVQDMMTDSVIQKAPRVTFPPELLARYRNAFQMSSRNRGEELCDALLQAVAFYELLKE; encoded by the exons ATGGCATTGACACGCTCGGTACTGCTCTCTCTCGGAAGAGAAAGCACAAGAGACGCGGAACGGCTGTGCCCCGGAACCAATGTCGCTCCAACTCTGTGGCACGTCGGACCATCCAGAAGGACAAGCAGAAGAGGGGCTT GGGTCGcgggctcctcctcctcctcagcggTGCGGCATCTGCATTGTGCGCGCTGCCGCCGGGCCGGTGGGTTCTCCGTGGCGGATTGCGAGCAGCCGGAACGTCGCCCTTCCTCCGAGGTCACGTGTAAAGCAGCGGGAGCGGGAGAAGAGCAAGAGGGAGAGTCCGAGTCGCTGGACGAGCGGTACACGGCCGAGCAGCGGTCCGCCATCCTGCGGGTTCTCAACTCGGCGACGGAGCGCGAGCTGTGCGCTGTGAAGCGGCTCAGGGGCCAGAAGTCGCAGAAGATCGTGGAATACAGGAGCAGGAACGGGCCCTTCCGCGACCTCGAGAGCGTCGTGAACGTGCCGGGGCTGAAGCACAAGACGGCCGCGGTCGCGTTCCACTCCATCCTGTCTCCTTCCGAGAGCAAGAAGAACTTGGACTCCTTGAAGGAGGACAAGAAGAAAGGCAGAAACCGGCTGGTGAAAGCCATCAGACCGGAGGTTGATCTCAACATTTTGAAG GAGGCCCGCGTGATCGTGTCCATCGCGTACAGCACGAGCCGCATCGCGTGGGCGCACGTGGACCGCGCGCGCGCCGTGCGGGACTGGCAGCAGGAGGACTGCCACAGCTTCATGCGAGGCGCGTACACGGCCTCCGCGTACCTGCGCGAC GTTTCCGCTGTAGTCTCACGAATGCCAACAGCGGATTTCTTTGTGGTGGAGAAGCCAGGAATTTCCTTACAGAACACATCACTGTACCCTGCCATGGCACACCTACGTACGGTGGAGGCCATGCTGTTCGCCCTCCTGGAGTCTCCCCATGGCCCACCCGGCAGCAAGCCTAAAGTGCTCAACATGATGCGCACGGCGGTGGGACGCCACTTTGGGTTGATGGTGGGTGAGTCACGGACCAGTGGGGTTCGCGCGGTGCAGGACATGATGACGGATTCTGTGATCCAGAAGGCTCCTCGTGTCACCTTCCCTCCTGAACTACTGGCACGGTACAGGAATGCCTTCCAGATGAGTTCACGTAACCGTGGGGAGGAGCTCTGTGATGCCTTACTGCAGGCAGTGGCCTTCTATGAACTGCTTAAGGAATAG
- the rnf135 gene encoding E3 ubiquitin-protein ligase RNF135 isoform X1 gives MAALRRDAALEALAQHLKCSICYEIFLDPVTSSCGKHNYCKGCLSTFCEGNGSRRNCPQCMEGRRQDYTPQKNVTLCEIVEVLGRDTWEELLAQSEQNRDNHHVRLIRDSDGLDSQTRKFLTGQVTEDAGLYKEEANTSQCDTTALSAVRELSKVPNHTGVAASEPHEECGSSSENSELAFNGAQSVTEMLEAGAQQAESSDSQTETFARLNFSPELRHSSLAISQDGRRVEVQKPRGLSRSRQERFETSQVMADPEFACGAHYWDVDVTRADGWAIGVAYSSLGSGDLLGRTCTSWCLEWSNKRLCYWHDSERKLLGGDRPGKVRVVLDMSQGSLLFYSLREKKTLLHSALVNFTAPVRSAFWLYGLGNRNSLSFTGP, from the exons ATGGCAGCGCTGCGCAGAGATGCCGCTCTCGAAGCCTTAGCGCAACATCTCAAGTGCTCCATCTGCTACGAGATCTTTCTGGATCCCGTCACGTCGTCGTGCGGCAAACACAACTACTGCAAAGGGTGTCTGAGCACTTTCTGCGAGGGGAACGGCAGCAGGAGGAACTGCCCGCAGTGCATGGAGGGCCGCCGGCAGGACTACACGCCTCAGAAAAATGTCACACTGTGTGAAATAGTGGAGGTTCTCGGCAGAGACACGTGGGAGGAGCTTCTGGCCCAGAGCGAGCAGAACCGCGACAATCATCACGTGCGTCTCATCCGAGACTCGGACGGG CTGGACAGCCAGACACGGAAATTCCTCACGGGACAAGTGACGGAGGATGCCGGACTGTACAAGGAAGAGGCAAATACATCACAATGCGACACCACAGCATTATCAGCGGTCAGAGAGCTGTCAAAAG TCCCAAATCATACAGGTGTTGCTGCATCAGAACCTCACGAGGAGTGTGGAAGTAGCTctg AAAACTCGGAACTGGCGTTCAACGGAGCGCAGAGTGTGACTGAAATGCTGGAGGCTGGTGCACAACAGGCGGAATCGTCAGACAGCCAGACTGAAA CTTTTGCCAGGCTGAACTTCAGCCCTGAGCTCAGGCACAGTAGCCTGGCTATCTCGCAGGACGGCCGCAGGGTGGAGGTGCAGAAACCGAGGGGGTTGTCCCGATCCCGGCAGGAACGCTTCGAAACGAGCCAGGTGATGGCAGACCCCGAGTTTGCATGCGGTGCGCACTACTGGGATGTGGACGTGACTCGCGCCGATGGCTGGGCCATCGGCGTGGCCTACAGCAGCCTGGGTTCCGGAGATCTCCTGGGTCGGACTTGCACCTCCTGGTGCCTGGAGTGGAGCAACAAGAGACTGTGCTACTGGCACGATAGCGAGCGGAAACTCCTAGGAGGTGACCGTCCCGGTAAAGTGCGAGTTGTGCTTGATATGAGTCAGGGCTCACTGTTGTTTTACAGCCTGCGTGAAAAAAAGACTTTGCTGCACAGTGCGCTGGTCAACTTCACTGCACCCGTGAGGTCTGCATTCTGGCTCTATGGACTAGGGAACAGAAACTCTCTGTCCTTCACTGGACCATAG